From Psychrobacillus sp. FSL K6-2836, a single genomic window includes:
- a CDS encoding sensor histidine kinase, which produces MIAILIFIIIFLLILNGLQYFFRAKMNKSLKEIHEKLSDIIKNESAEKVLIQTDQEAVKLVLIQINRFLSYNQKVRADYAKAKESSSKMLSNMSHDLKTPLTVILGYVEKLNLNENMNEDERKEVSNKLYQKTKDVIDLLNQFFDLVKIDADDYAIPLKQVAINEVCRKTVLEFYELLQSKGIQVELNIPEQPLYILGNEDALSRIFSNLISNSIRYGSDGGTFGMTVQEEEEFVTVDIWDNGRGIAAVHQDRVFERLYTLDDARNPEFQGSGLGLSITKRLTEAMKGSIHLSSKPYEKTVFSCIFKRITY; this is translated from the coding sequence ATGATTGCTATTTTAATTTTTATTATTATTTTCCTTCTAATACTGAATGGTCTTCAATACTTTTTTAGAGCTAAGATGAATAAGAGCCTTAAGGAAATACACGAAAAGTTATCAGACATTATAAAAAATGAGTCAGCGGAAAAGGTGTTAATACAAACCGATCAGGAGGCTGTTAAGCTTGTACTTATCCAAATAAATCGTTTCTTAAGCTATAACCAAAAAGTAAGAGCGGATTATGCAAAGGCAAAAGAAAGCTCCAGTAAAATGCTATCAAACATGTCTCATGATCTGAAGACACCACTCACGGTTATTTTAGGGTATGTGGAAAAATTGAACCTGAATGAAAATATGAACGAAGATGAACGAAAAGAGGTAAGTAACAAACTTTATCAAAAAACGAAAGATGTTATCGATTTACTGAACCAATTTTTTGACCTTGTAAAAATAGATGCAGATGACTATGCAATTCCGTTAAAACAGGTAGCAATCAATGAAGTATGTCGGAAAACGGTGTTGGAATTTTATGAATTATTACAATCCAAAGGTATTCAAGTAGAGTTAAATATTCCCGAACAACCACTCTATATTCTTGGAAATGAAGATGCTTTAAGTCGAATATTTAGCAATCTCATCTCGAATTCTATTCGATATGGAAGTGATGGCGGTACATTCGGCATGACGGTTCAAGAGGAAGAAGAATTTGTAACAGTGGATATTTGGGATAATGGGAGAGGAATAGCAGCGGTACATCAAGATCGCGTATTTGAAAGGTTATATACTTTAGATGATGCTAGAAATCCTGAGTTTCAAGGAAGTGGCTTGGGCTTAAGCATTACAAAGCGCTTAACAGAGGCGATGAAAGGATCGATTCATTTAAGCAGTAAGCCATACGAAAAAACAGTGTTTAGCTGCATTTTCAAACGAATTACATATTAA
- a CDS encoding ABC transporter ATP-binding protein, protein MNYAIQTSGLTKTVKGKTLISDINLHVKKGEIYGFLGQNGTGKTTIMKMLTGITTPTSGEILLFNQKLTEKTKTVLKRVGSVIEYPIFYEHLTAIENMKLHGEYLGFYDDNEISEALDMVQLKDNKDKVVKDFSLGMKQRLGIARAIVMKPELIILDEPTNGLDPIGIKDIRKLIIMLNREYGITFLLSSHILGEMEQVVDRVGVIKDGKLLNEVTLADIRKKRTEYIELMTSNMERALYLLESKLQIFNLKMISNNRIRIYDLTHSQNTISKMLIIHDVEIEEMQKHTSSLEDYFYEQINGGSELD, encoded by the coding sequence ATGAATTACGCAATTCAGACAAGTGGATTAACGAAAACAGTAAAAGGAAAAACATTAATTTCGGATATAAATTTGCACGTAAAAAAAGGAGAAATATATGGGTTTTTAGGGCAAAATGGAACCGGTAAAACAACGATTATGAAAATGCTGACTGGAATAACAACACCTACTAGCGGGGAAATTTTATTGTTCAATCAAAAACTGACAGAAAAAACGAAAACAGTATTAAAACGCGTGGGGAGCGTTATAGAATATCCAATCTTCTATGAGCATTTAACCGCAATAGAGAATATGAAATTGCATGGAGAATACTTAGGGTTTTATGACGATAATGAAATTAGTGAGGCCTTAGATATGGTGCAGCTGAAAGATAACAAAGACAAAGTTGTGAAGGACTTTTCACTGGGGATGAAGCAACGATTAGGAATTGCTAGAGCCATCGTCATGAAGCCAGAACTCATTATTCTGGATGAACCAACAAATGGTCTAGATCCAATCGGTATTAAGGATATACGAAAATTAATCATAATGTTGAATAGGGAGTATGGAATAACTTTTTTACTTTCCAGTCATATTCTTGGAGAAATGGAACAGGTTGTTGATAGAGTAGGAGTCATTAAGGATGGTAAATTGTTGAACGAAGTTACTTTAGCAGATATTCGTAAGAAACGAACGGAGTATATAGAACTGATGACTTCGAATATGGAAAGAGCACTCTATTTACTCGAAAGCAAATTACAAATTTTCAATCTCAAAATGATTTCTAATAATCGAATTCGTATATATGATTTAACCCATTCGCAAAACACCATTTCCAAAATGCTTATAATTCATGATGTGGAAATTGAAGAAATGCAAAAACACACGAGTTCGTTGGAAGATTACTTTTATGAGCAGATTAATGGGGGGAGCGAACTTGATTAA
- a CDS encoding ABC transporter permease: protein MIKLILLEGKKLKRYTVIGEVIIYWLILMFLPFFFIKQVSADFGHSFTTVMELNKAIQTGLILFGASLINQVFIDEYKNKTISLAYGYPINRKTLFTAKILFIGLLVFLVTIISFLLTGLSTYVIDQIHPIIMGEFNPDDLLLYFKDMIIRSFEVTIISFIPLYFLGIWKRLTIPTVLCAILIMQLLNFAPMFNLNLNLLFVVFFLLGGLSIILSIFKVEKVGEI from the coding sequence TTGATTAAACTTATTCTATTAGAAGGAAAAAAGTTAAAGCGATATACGGTTATTGGTGAAGTGATAATCTACTGGCTTATCCTAATGTTTTTACCGTTTTTCTTTATAAAGCAAGTTAGTGCAGATTTTGGTCATAGCTTTACAACGGTAATGGAGCTTAATAAGGCAATTCAAACAGGGCTAATTCTCTTCGGAGCTTCTCTTATCAATCAGGTGTTTATTGATGAATACAAGAATAAAACCATCTCTCTTGCATATGGTTATCCAATCAATAGAAAAACACTATTTACAGCGAAAATTCTCTTTATCGGTCTTCTTGTTTTCCTCGTTACAATTATTTCCTTTTTGTTGACAGGATTGTCCACCTACGTAATTGATCAAATACACCCCATTATTATGGGGGAATTTAATCCAGATGATTTACTCCTCTACTTTAAGGACATGATAATTCGATCTTTTGAGGTTACAATCATTAGTTTTATACCTCTTTATTTCCTAGGGATATGGAAAAGGCTCACGATTCCAACTGTACTATGTGCAATATTAATCATGCAATTACTTAACTTCGCTCCGATGTTTAATCTGAATCTGAACCTTTTATTTGTAGTATTTTTCTTATTAGGAGGACTTAGTATAATTCTCTCGATTTTCAAGGTGGAGAAGGTTGGGGAGATATAA
- a CDS encoding GNAT family N-acetyltransferase, with protein MYYYFEGLVIREGTKGIPAEYVEELFKDAGWSKQTPDWQKEKFTLIFENSTWAYTVWDGEKMIGMVRVISDQIMAANIMDLVVQSEYRGKGIGQKLVELCVQKLPHGDWFAHTSANNFSFYEKCGFEVKDIFQHGTCTYYGYIQARKDGHR; from the coding sequence ATGTACTATTATTTTGAAGGGCTTGTTATTAGGGAAGGGACAAAAGGGATTCCTGCTGAATATGTGGAGGAACTCTTTAAAGATGCCGGATGGAGTAAGCAAACCCCGGATTGGCAGAAAGAAAAATTCACGCTTATTTTTGAAAATTCAACATGGGCATATACTGTTTGGGACGGCGAAAAAATGATTGGGATGGTCAGAGTCATTTCCGATCAAATAATGGCAGCAAATATTATGGATTTAGTTGTGCAATCGGAATATCGAGGGAAAGGTATTGGCCAAAAGCTTGTGGAATTATGTGTACAAAAGCTTCCTCATGGTGATTGGTTTGCCCATACTTCTGCAAATAACTTTAGCTTTTATGAGAAATGCGGTTTTGAGGTAAAGGATATATTCCAGCATGGAACTTGTACTTACTATGGTTATATACAGGCAAGAAAAGATGGGCATAGATAA
- a CDS encoding alpha/beta hydrolase, translating into MKYLNSSVIGFKDMKVPYTMYGKTDNAKCLVIFLPGSNYTVNSPIFHFLGELIFNQSLHILEVNFPYKDEFYDDLSQEDLYKAVVMDAKLVIDKVLESHSYENFLFIGKSIGTIAMSSELNRTIFKQAKGIWLTPLINRTDVLNAISETPNKGLCILGDKDKIYSEEVWRKVKKNEHITTRLIRNANHRLEHQEDFYKSFDLLKSIVTDIEDFLLREVVDNE; encoded by the coding sequence ATGAAGTATTTAAATTCAAGTGTTATAGGATTTAAAGATATGAAGGTACCATATACGATGTATGGGAAGACGGACAACGCAAAGTGTTTAGTAATCTTTCTTCCAGGCTCAAATTATACGGTTAATAGTCCTATATTTCACTTTTTGGGTGAGCTCATATTCAATCAGTCCCTGCATATTTTAGAAGTTAATTTTCCATACAAAGATGAATTTTATGATGATTTAAGTCAGGAAGATTTATACAAAGCAGTGGTAATGGATGCAAAATTAGTAATAGATAAGGTTCTTGAATCTCACTCCTATGAAAACTTTTTGTTTATTGGTAAATCAATCGGAACAATAGCGATGAGCTCCGAGCTAAATAGGACTATTTTTAAACAGGCAAAGGGAATATGGTTAACGCCGCTAATAAATAGAACCGATGTATTAAATGCAATAAGTGAAACTCCAAATAAAGGATTATGCATACTTGGAGATAAAGATAAAATTTATTCCGAGGAAGTTTGGAGGAAAGTAAAGAAGAATGAGCATATTACAACGAGACTGATACGGAATGCTAATCATAGACTAGAACATCAGGAAGATTTTTATAAATCCTTTGATTTATTAAAAAGTATTGTAACTGATATAGAAGATTTTTTATTGAGGGAAGTGGTAGATAATGAGTGA
- a CDS encoding GNAT family N-acetyltransferase, whose protein sequence is MWNYMAFEELSPLELQRIYKERVAVFVVEQNCPYPEVDDVDLISAHIFKEENNELCAYMRVFPEEDNIHIGRVLVAGNYRKSGLGRELVARGLEYIETIYPGMPIYAQAQAHLEEFYRSFGFETVSEVYLEDNIPHIDMVIPAREIE, encoded by the coding sequence ATGTGGAATTATATGGCCTTTGAAGAGTTAAGTCCTTTGGAGTTACAACGTATTTATAAAGAGAGAGTGGCTGTTTTTGTAGTGGAGCAGAATTGCCCATATCCAGAAGTAGACGATGTGGACCTAATAAGCGCACATATTTTTAAAGAGGAAAACAATGAATTATGTGCATACATGCGTGTGTTTCCAGAAGAGGATAATATCCATATTGGGAGAGTACTAGTGGCCGGGAATTATCGTAAATCTGGATTAGGTAGAGAGCTTGTAGCGAGGGGACTGGAATATATAGAAACTATTTATCCAGGAATGCCTATCTATGCACAGGCTCAAGCGCATTTGGAAGAATTCTATCGGTCCTTTGGTTTTGAAACAGTGTCGGAAGTATATTTAGAAGATAATATTCCGCATATTGATATGGTTATCCCGGCTAGAGAAATAGAATAG
- a CDS encoding winged helix-turn-helix transcriptional regulator, whose translation MDMQPELCKVDDALGILVGKWKPIILLILLQEGTKRFSDLKRSVPGITQKMLTKQLRELEEEDIITRNVYAQVPPKVEYSISEYGKSLEPILVAMHEWGTAHTLHKTKKAQQQTS comes from the coding sequence ATGGATATGCAACCAGAGCTATGTAAAGTGGATGATGCTTTAGGTATCTTAGTAGGAAAATGGAAACCGATTATTTTATTGATACTTTTACAAGAAGGTACAAAGAGATTTAGTGATTTAAAACGTAGTGTACCTGGCATTACTCAAAAAATGCTAACAAAACAGCTTCGAGAGTTAGAGGAAGAGGATATTATCACTCGTAATGTCTACGCTCAGGTCCCCCCAAAAGTGGAATATTCCATTAGTGAATATGGAAAAAGCTTAGAACCCATTTTAGTAGCCATGCATGAGTGGGGAACTGCACACACGCTTCATAAAACAAAAAAAGCTCAACAACAAACAAGTTGA
- a CDS encoding LLM class flavin-dependent oxidoreductase, with protein sequence MEKYRIDQSKGLEFGLYTLGDHMPNPHTGERISATQRLHEIIELAKLAEQAGIDFFSVGESHQEYFATQAHTVVLAAIAQATNTIKIASSSSIISTSDPVRVYEDFATIDLLSRGRAEIVAGRASRIGLFELLGYDVRYYEELYEEKFELLLKINKENVINWSGQFRAPLKDASVIPRPQEGSLPIWRAVGGHPASAIKAGHAGVPMFLATLGGPASSFKRSIDAYRDAAKSSGHDPSKLPVATAGFFYAAETTQQAQNEYYPYINEGMKLSNGSGYPKDAFALGADPHNVMNIGSPQQIIEKILYQYEVFGHQRYIGQMDFGGVPFEKLLKNIEIIGNEILPAIKKYTAK encoded by the coding sequence ATGGAAAAGTATCGAATTGATCAAAGCAAAGGATTGGAATTTGGGCTATATACATTAGGCGATCATATGCCGAATCCACACACAGGAGAACGTATTTCTGCAACGCAGCGCCTACATGAAATTATCGAATTGGCAAAGCTGGCAGAACAAGCAGGAATAGATTTCTTCAGTGTTGGAGAAAGTCATCAGGAGTACTTTGCAACACAGGCTCACACAGTTGTTTTAGCAGCAATTGCACAAGCAACCAATACGATAAAAATTGCGAGTTCATCGTCGATCATAAGTACGTCTGATCCAGTTCGAGTCTATGAAGACTTTGCAACAATAGATCTTCTATCCAGGGGGCGTGCAGAAATTGTAGCTGGGCGTGCATCTAGAATAGGTCTATTCGAATTATTAGGATACGATGTTCGATATTACGAAGAGTTATACGAAGAAAAGTTCGAGTTATTATTGAAGATCAATAAAGAAAATGTCATCAATTGGAGCGGACAATTCCGTGCACCATTGAAAGATGCAAGCGTTATACCGCGTCCACAAGAAGGCTCGTTGCCTATTTGGCGAGCAGTAGGTGGACATCCTGCAAGTGCGATTAAGGCAGGCCATGCTGGTGTGCCAATGTTTTTGGCTACTTTAGGAGGACCTGCATCCTCTTTCAAACGCTCGATTGATGCATATCGAGATGCTGCTAAGAGCAGTGGCCATGATCCTTCCAAGCTTCCAGTTGCTACAGCGGGGTTCTTCTATGCGGCGGAAACGACGCAACAGGCACAAAACGAATATTATCCTTATATCAATGAAGGAATGAAATTATCGAATGGCAGTGGTTATCCAAAAGATGCATTTGCTCTAGGCGCGGATCCTCATAATGTCATGAATATCGGTAGCCCCCAGCAGATCATTGAAAAAATTCTTTATCAGTATGAAGTATTTGGCCATCAACGATATATCGGACAAATGGATTTTGGCGGTGTACCATTTGAAAAACTGTTGAAGAACATAGAAATAATCGGCAATGAAATTTTACCTGCTATTAAAAAATACACAGCTAAATAG
- a CDS encoding MFS transporter — MNTEYENWKRNIIIFLSSQTISLFGSSLVQYAIMWHVTLTTKSGMMMTLFILCGFIPTFILSPFAGVWADRYNRKMLIILSDGLIATATLVMAIVFLMGYDAIWLLFAMAAVRAIGTGIQGPAVGAILPQIVPEDKLTKVSGTNGSIQAIIMFVSPMVSAALLTMTTLEMIFFVDVVTAALAIATLLVFLKIPAHAKASMEQTTSYLADFKEGLTYINKHAFLKKFFLFFALFFILMAPAAFLTPLQVTRSFGDDVWRLTAIEIAFSIGMMAGGAIIASWGGFTNKVHTMTLASIVMGICTIALGIMPIFWAYLLFMAIFGVSMPVFNTPTTVLIQERVEGDYLGRIFGVFGMIATSMMPIGMLIFGPMADIVRVEWILLGTGILMLILGLLLGKNKVLLKAGEPVVVQESADLTS, encoded by the coding sequence ATGAATACGGAATATGAAAATTGGAAAAGGAATATTATTATCTTTTTAAGTAGCCAAACGATATCGCTTTTTGGTTCCTCATTGGTCCAATATGCGATTATGTGGCATGTAACACTTACTACAAAGTCAGGAATGATGATGACACTGTTTATACTCTGTGGATTCATCCCAACCTTTATTTTATCTCCATTTGCAGGAGTTTGGGCAGATCGCTACAATCGAAAGATGCTCATTATCTTATCGGATGGTCTGATTGCTACTGCAACTCTCGTAATGGCAATTGTCTTTTTAATGGGATACGATGCTATTTGGCTCCTGTTTGCTATGGCAGCTGTTCGAGCGATAGGAACAGGTATTCAAGGTCCAGCAGTTGGGGCTATTTTGCCACAAATTGTTCCGGAGGATAAACTTACGAAGGTAAGCGGAACTAACGGTAGTATACAAGCAATTATTATGTTTGTGTCTCCTATGGTGAGTGCAGCATTGCTAACGATGACTACATTAGAAATGATTTTCTTTGTAGATGTTGTCACTGCAGCTTTAGCAATTGCCACTTTGCTCGTATTTTTGAAAATTCCAGCACATGCGAAGGCATCTATGGAACAAACGACTAGTTATCTCGCTGATTTTAAAGAAGGGTTAACATATATTAATAAGCATGCCTTTCTAAAAAAATTCTTTTTGTTTTTTGCGTTATTTTTCATTTTGATGGCGCCAGCCGCATTTTTAACTCCACTACAAGTGACGCGTAGCTTTGGAGATGATGTATGGCGATTAACTGCCATTGAAATTGCCTTTTCTATTGGGATGATGGCAGGTGGGGCAATTATTGCTTCGTGGGGTGGTTTTACCAACAAAGTGCATACAATGACACTTGCTAGTATTGTTATGGGTATTTGTACGATTGCACTAGGAATTATGCCTATCTTTTGGGCTTACTTACTATTCATGGCGATATTCGGGGTGTCTATGCCAGTGTTTAATACACCAACTACAGTTTTAATCCAGGAGCGAGTTGAAGGTGATTACCTTGGTAGAATATTTGGTGTGTTTGGAATGATCGCGACTTCCATGATGCCGATAGGGATGCTCATCTTTGGACCTATGGCAGATATCGTGAGAGTAGAATGGATTTTACTAGGAACAGGAATTCTCATGTTAATATTGGGACTGTTATTAGGGAAAAATAAAGTTCTATTAAAAGCAGGAGAACCTGTTGTTGTTCAAGAGTCAGCTGATTTAACTTCATAA
- the yeiL gene encoding transcriptional regulator YeiL, with protein MNTLDRIEQAYYLENYAFQSFFSFDISPFVQVFQFNKGDFIVQEGAEPEYLFYMVEGKAKLYVTHKNGKVSLINFLTSPIFMGEIEMLNEEKYSKSIQTSSKSICIGIAIEKCKEKLLADAHFLRYLCVFLSNKSTVHSAKYTKHQAYPLENKLAEFILLSSHQNMYKEKHTEISEYFGVSYRHLLHTFAQLSEAGIIEKMKMGYKILDREKLQALADEIK; from the coding sequence ATGAATACACTAGATAGAATAGAACAAGCATATTATTTAGAAAACTATGCATTTCAGTCATTTTTTTCTTTTGACATTTCTCCCTTTGTTCAGGTATTTCAATTCAACAAAGGTGATTTTATCGTTCAAGAAGGTGCAGAACCTGAATATCTTTTTTATATGGTGGAAGGCAAGGCAAAGCTCTATGTAACCCATAAAAACGGAAAGGTTTCATTGATAAACTTTTTAACTTCACCAATATTTATGGGAGAAATCGAAATGCTAAATGAAGAAAAGTATTCGAAAAGCATTCAAACTAGCTCAAAATCCATTTGTATTGGAATCGCAATAGAAAAATGCAAAGAAAAATTATTAGCAGATGCTCATTTTCTAAGGTATTTATGTGTATTTTTAAGCAATAAGTCGACGGTGCATTCTGCAAAATATACAAAGCATCAAGCGTATCCATTGGAAAACAAACTAGCTGAATTTATACTTTTGTCCTCACACCAGAACATGTACAAGGAAAAGCATACGGAAATTAGTGAATACTTTGGCGTATCATACCGCCACTTACTTCATACATTTGCTCAATTATCTGAAGCAGGGATTATAGAAAAAATGAAAATGGGCTACAAAATATTAGATAGAGAAAAGCTTCAGGCATTAGCAGACGAGATAAAATAA